A segment of the Leptolyngbya sp. NIES-3755 genome:
TGTCGAGTCGTGCTAGAGATGCCCAAGCCCCATCCACCTTGAGCCGCTCCACTCCGTTCATTCGGGGCGCGAACCATCGGTCTGATCCCAACTTTGCCCCGAACTGGAGAATCATCCCCGTTTAGCAAGTCCCAAGCATAAGGCCAATTCCGCATAAATAGCGTATTACCGCTCTGGAACAAGCGCCGAGTATCTTCCTCGATATACGTATTGACCCCTGGTGGCGAAACGCCTTGCTGAATCGTGCTAACGAGGAATTTAACCGTATCGATCGATTCAGGTCGATCGAGTCCGACTTCTTTCGTCTGTGGATTAATCCAGAAGCCTCCATTTCCTTGCAGGACTTCAGCGAATAGGGCAGACAGTCCTTCATACTGCCGACCCTGCCACACAAAGCCCCACTGCGCTGCATTTTTGCCTTGCACAGTTTTCGATGCCTGCATCAAGTCTTGAAAGGTTTCTGGTGGTTTTAATCCGGCTTGTTCAAGCAAATCTGACCGATAGTACAGCATCCCCACATCAGTCCGATACGGCAAGCGATAAAGCTTTCCTTGGTATCGTCCGCCTTCAATATCTCCCTGGAGAAACTGATCGATTTCCGATTGCGGCAGGATGTCTGAAATATCTTGCAACCAACCTGCGGCAGCGAACTTCGGAACCCAGGTAATATCCATATTCAGGAGATCATAGGGTGAGTCTCCTAGCAAGAATGCAGAAGAGTACAAATCTTCGACTAAGTTAGAAGCGTTTGGACCTTCAACAATATTGATCCTGATGCCTGGATTTTGTCGTTGAAACTCTGCGATGACAGGTGGAAACGGTTTCACATCTGGTGCAGGAATCAAAATCGACAATACAACGGGTTGCTGCGCTCTCAGAGGGAGAACTATCAGCAGTGCAGTTAACGCAAAAGCAACGAGTGAACTAATAACCCGAAACGTGCGCGATCGTCGCCAAAACTGCACAAATTTGTAGCGGTATTCTTGTAGCATTTCCATAGGCAAATCACCCCGCGATCGCGTAAATACTTGTCGATCGCGCCTCGGTTAGTTGTTGAATGAATTGAACAAAGTATCCAATTGCTAAAACAGATCATTCCTGTATGTTCTAGCATTCTAAATCATACGAATGTAGCGATCCCCGTCTCATCTTCTTTAAGATGGATCAGATTAGGAAAGATATTAAGTTACTTGAACAAACCTACAAGTTATTGATAATAATCAGACCAACACTGCAAGTATAGCGCCGACAAATTTCCCGAATGCTTGATAATAAGGTGAGTTCAAAACATTGTCTACAATGGATACCGTTTCACAAAGCTTAATCTATGAAGAGTTTATCGCTCAGTACGGTGATGATTTTCGCTATGAGCTAATCGATGGACAATTGCGAGATAGGCAATCGACTGGACTGCACGAATGCGTTTGTGGAGAGGTAGCAGGTCGAGTATTTGTCGAAATTTTTAGATTAAATCTAGAGCGTGTCATCAATTAGCAGGATTCGATAAAGTAGAGACGAAGACCCTGCAAAACGAGCCTGTAAACGCAATGGCAACTCGACGCTACGCGCTACGCGATGACCAATGGGAGCGGATCAAAGATCTACTGCCCGGACGAGAAGGAACGGTAGGCGTGACTGCGAAAGACAATCGCTTGTTCGTCGAAGCGGTGTTGTATCGGTATCGTGCTGGAATCCCGTGGCGCGACCTGCCAGAGCGATTTGGCGATTTTCGGGTAGTACATACCCGCTTTAGTCGCTGGTCAAAAACGGGCGTGTGGGAGCGCGTGTTTCAGCACCTCGCCGACGATGCCGACAACGAATACGCCATGATTGATGCAACAATTGTCCGCGCTCATCAGCATAGTGCGGGTGCAAAAGGGGGCAACCCGAAACCGAAGCGATTGGTCGCAGCAAAGGCGGATTGAGTACCAAGATTCATGCGACCGTCGATGCCTTGGGCAATCCCTTGCACTTTCATCTCACACCTGGACAAGCCTGTGACCTAGACGGAGCCGACAAACTCTTGCCGCAGATAGCCGCAGATATTGTACTTGCTGACAGAGCCTATGATGCGGATGAGCGAGTGATTGAGGTGCTGACAGTGCAAGGAAAGACGGCGGTGATTCCACCCAAACGCAATCGCAAGCAGCAACGCAACTATGACAAGGAGTTGTACAAAGCGCGGCATCTGATTGAGAACTTTTTTGCCAAGCTGAAGCAGTATCGAGCGATTGCAACTCGCTATGACAAACGAGCGGTCAACTTTTTAGGAGCAATCTATCTTGCAGCTTCGGTCATCTGGCTCAATTGATGACACGCTCTAGGCTGGACAATTCCAAGAAGTTGCTTGATTAAATTAGCATCAGAAACGACTACACTGCGTCCTGATGTGGTTGTTCTAGATGAAGCCCAATTAGAACATGAACCTCTTTGGCAACAAGAACCGATATTAACCAGTGGCAAAGCGATTAAGCTTGTCGTAGAAGTTGCCAGTAAGAATTGGCAAGATGACTATGCACGAAAAGTTGAAGAATATGCGCTACTTCAGATTCCCGAATATTGGATTGTTGATTTCCGCGCTTTAGGTGGCATTGATTACATTGGCAAACCTAAGCAACCGACTTTTACGGTTTGTCAGCTTGTGGACGATCGATATCAAAAACAAAAATATCGATTAGAAGATGCGATCGCGTCTCCGTTATTCCCAGAATTATTACTCCAGCTCATTGATGTGATGCCTTAATAATCACTATCCGCGATACAAATTCCCTGGCACTTGATCCCATTAGTCGCAGTTCGCAAACAATGAGGACAGAGAATTTTTTCAGCGGTCTGCTCAGTTTTTTCTTGAGTGGTTGTTTGAGGTTTATCAGTTTGAGTGGTCATACGCACTTGAGCAATACACTGCTTCAAATAGCTTAACAAATCTAAGAGATGGGAACTCCTTCGATTTTGCTATCGGATTGATCATAGAGCGATCGCAGTTTCTCCAATTTCTCTTGATCCGGATTCCAAAATCCTCGCCCATTCGCCTCAAGCATTCGTGCCACAATGTTCCGAAACG
Coding sequences within it:
- a CDS encoding extracellular solute-binding protein family 1 (similar to AA sequence:cyanobase_aa:LBDG_28920), translating into MEMLQEYRYKFVQFWRRSRTFRVISSLVAFALTALLIVLPLRAQQPVVLSILIPAPDVKPFPPVIAEFQRQNPGIRINIVEGPNASNLVEDLYSSAFLLGDSPYDLLNMDITWVPKFAAAGWLQDISDILPQSEIDQFLQGDIEGGRYQGKLYRLPYRTDVGMLYYRSDLLEQAGLKPPETFQDLMQASKTVQGKNAAQWGFVWQGRQYEGLSALFAEVLQGNGGFWINPQTKEVGLDRPESIDTVKFLVSTIQQGVSPPGVNTYIEEDTRRLFQSGNTLFMRNWPYAWDLLNGDDSPVRGKVGIRPMVRAPNERSGAAQGGWGLGISSTTRHPEEARKAVRFFTSPEIQKQLSIAGAYLPTRRALYNDKELLQRYEYFPLVLKVLENPALRPPIAQYAQASDILQRYLNAVLSGQSSPEAAMQAAARETRSLLGA
- a CDS encoding hypothetical protein (similar to AA sequence:cyanobase_aa:Npun_F5703), coding for MDTVSQSLIYEEFIAQYGDDFRYELIDGQLRDRQSTGLHECVCGEVAGRVFVEIFRLNLERVIN
- a CDS encoding putative transposase (similar to AA sequence:cyanobase_aa:gll1628), with translation MATRRYALRDDQWERIKDLLPGREGTVGVTAKDNRLFVEAVLYRYRAGIPWRDLPERFGDFRVVHTRFSRWSKTGVWERVFQHLADDADNEYAMIDATIVRAHQHSAGAKGGNPKPKRLVAAKAD
- a CDS encoding putative transposase (similar to AA sequence:cyanobase_aa:gsl1627), producing MSTKIHATVDALGNPLHFHLTPGQACDLDGADKLLPQIAADIVLADRAYDADERVIEVLTVQGKTAVIPPKRNRKQQRNYDKELYKARHLIENFFAKLKQYRAIATRYDKRAVNFLGAIYLAASVIWLN
- a CDS encoding hypothetical protein (similar to AA sequence:cyanobase_aa:Npun_F5703); this encodes MIKLASETTTLRPDVVVLDEAQLEHEPLWQQEPILTSGKAIKLVVEVASKNWQDDYARKVEEYALLQIPEYWIVDFRALGGIDYIGKPKQPTFTVCQLVDDRYQKQKYRLEDAIASPLFPELLLQLIDVMP